The Tenrec ecaudatus isolate mTenEca1 chromosome 4, mTenEca1.hap1, whole genome shotgun sequence region TAGTCCTGCAGGAGAGTCAAACCCCCCTGTGCCAACTTGAGTTCTCAGTAGTCACCCACTGTGTTTCCTCCCCTGTTCCAGCCCTTCTGGGTTATCAGACCCTAGGGCAGTTCTGTCTTGACCTTTCCAGgtgggcgggcaggcaggcaagcagaagGACTGGTTTGGGGCCTGCTGTTTATACTCTGTTTATCCTGGGTCTGATTCGCCTGCCTCCGCCTGTGTGTGGCAATGCCTGGCAGTGCCCGTGAGGCCTCTGCATGGGACTCGAGAGTGTGGAGGGACTTGCTTACGACGGCAGGAGCCGGGCCAGTTTCCATGGTTCAGAAGTTGTAGGGCATGTCTCTCAGATGGCCTGGAGTTtatttgtttgtgtctttgtccctccctcccacccaggtcTGCAGCCAAATCTTCTCCCCTTTCCACAGCAACAAAACAGCCTCCTCCTCCCACAGACTGGGCCAGGCCTCGCGTCCCAGGTAAATAACCTCATCTTCCTGTTCCCTTCAGGACTCTCTCAGCTCCTGACAGTTGAGCTCCTTGGTCTTTTTCCCACTCCCTTGGCAAAGAGAAAAGTAGGGGACTACCCCTGTTGACACCTGGCGAAATCCAGGCCCCGGTCAGGGGAGGCCATTTACCCAGACCACAGCAGTAGAACCCTCGTCAGAACCCAGAGACTCGGAGGTCTCACTAGAGATGCCAGTGCAGACACTCAGCTCCAGCCCTGATCAGGCCCAAGGTCAGCTGACTTCCCACGTACACCCTCAGCAATGCCTACGTACTCTCTGGCCTCAAGAACGAGATGCTCCTGGGCCTACACCCTGAGCCCCCAAGGCCACGGGCCCTGCCTCTTACCTCGGAACCTCTCGctatctgccattgagttggctctgatttATGGCAACGCTGCACATAGCAGAACGAAGTGCTACCCAGTCCTGAAGCAGCCCTGTGAGGGCTGTGGGTCAGAGTGTTATGATCCTTAGGATtctcattggctggttttcagaagtcacCAGACctttttttcctagtctgtcttggtctggatGTTCTGCTGAAACCCGTTCAGCGTCATAGCAACACATTAGTCCCCTCCGATGGAGAGGTCATGGCTGCGCGGACGATGCAGTGGCCGGGAGTCACACTCAGGTCCTGGGCGTGGAAGGCAAGAAGTCTAGCCCTGACGCAATAATGTCCCCTGGGCCTCTCTTACAGGCTCCCCATTTGAAATATCTCCTGCAGTGGGTACATGTGGGGCCAAGCCAGCAGTGGGTGGGAGCAGGGCCGTTGTAGAGTTGAGCTGGCTCCTCAGACTCTAGCTGCCTCTCTTCCCCTGTCTGGTCCCCCTGTGCACTGCTATAGGAGAAGGCTCTGTGCAGATGGACAGAGTTCACACTCTGCCACTTCTCTGTAGGACAGTTCACAGGCTCACTGGGGatcctgccattgagtggatcccgactcacagcaacccccatTGGACCAGGTGGAGCTGTCcacgtgggtttctgggactgaagGTGCTTGGGAAGGCAAGAGTGCCACCTGGTGGTTAAGTGAAATGGggaccccagcaccctaagctacCCTGCTGGCTCCTGGCTGTTCTCTTCCTAACCACAGGCTTATAGGTGGAAGGATCGGAGCGTCCTCAAGATAGATCCTCACATAGTagaagaggggagcagggagactGGAACAATGAGATTGCTTAGACCAAACATACTCGGCCTACCGCCcccttaaaagaaaaattgctcagGGTCCCTCCCCTGGCAATGAAAACTTTCACACAATGGCTCAGgacccaggataaagtgtaggtatgttTTCAGCTTCCTGGGAGCATGCATGCCCCCAGGGGGTGCTGTTGTCCATTTGGGGAAAATTGGGTTGAGATGATCCCTAAGGAATCAGCCTGGGGCCAGTCCATAAGGAATTGGCTTCGGGCTGTGGCCTTGACCTAGTGAGGAGGTCTTTTGTTTgagaagcggacacttggagagccGGAAAGATCTAGCAGAGAGCTCGGCAAGAACTTCTCAAGGGAAGGAGCCAGTGGATCAAGCCTATCCAGAGTGTCTACTTTAGACCTCAAACCCGGCTCAAATCCCTGAGGGTTTCAAACGACTCAGTTCTTTGCAGGGGGAAACAACTTCTGAACCCTGCAGAATCTTTTGTCCTAAACTGCTACAACTGAAGGGTGCCCATCGGAATGGGAAGGCGGAATCTtctgggagagagggggaggaaagtgaacccctccaccccccagtccagggaggcaggggaagagggAGCGTGGGCTTAGCCCAGTTGTCCACATGGGCAGTGGCCCCGGGGCAGAGCACACTGCTAGATGCCTAGGCTGGGCACCAGCGCCTCTTTATGGGAAGACAGGGTTCGTCCCCAACCCCAGAGAGCACACCTTGAAGCCTAAGTTAGGGTGCATTTTCCTAAGAGCATCACCTAAAGGAAGaatcagcccccccacccccaccccagggctcaGGGCTAAGGAGGAGGGGCGGATGAGAGAGTTCTAGCCTGCGTTGGCTGGACAGACACAAAAGGGATCTCCTGAAAGCCAATGGGCAGAGTCCGGTAGCAGCCATTGGCGTTTGGAATGCGGCCTTTGCATCCCGTTCTTCTCGTGTGGTGTGTGGTGCGGTGATTATCTTCAATCGAGACCTGTGGAGCTTGTCAGCTCCCCTGCCTCCTGGGAAAGAACAGGCAGGACAAACATCCTTTTCCCTATTCCACTCCGGGAAGGGGGTTTACAGTCTGTCAACAACTCGCCTAGCTCCTTTTATGGTGGAAAACGAAAAGAAGGAAGTGAGCTTTGGTGTCAGTGAGTCAGAGATCACACCCCAGCTTGGCCACCTCCCTGCCCTGCGCTCCCACTGTTTCCACTCCGGCGACTCTAGGTATCTGCGGAACCTTCCTAGAAACGGCAGTTTCCTCTTTCACCTCACTCAAAAAGTAGGCTTCCTTTGGCCCCAGGGATCTGTTCTTTTCTGCACGCCCCTACTGCTGGAGAACAGCAGCGACTGCCATTTGACCTGCTGGAGATGTGTGTGCTTCCCATAGGCTGTTGGGCGCCCGGGGCTGCCAGGATCATCTTTAGAAGCCCACCTGGAAGCACCCCAGCATCTCCCAGTGCCCAAGCATCTGTCCAGCTCTGGGGGGGCTGACGAGCCCAGTGACCTCGAGGAGCTGGAGAAATTTGCCAAGACCTTCAAGCAGAGGCGCATCAAGCTGGGATTCACCCAGGTgtggttctgggaagcagctggaAGGCATTTGCATTCTCTGAGAGGGGCCCTGCCTTCCCACATGCTGGGGCCAAGAGCAACCTGTGGCTGGACGAGTTTGAGGCACACCCAGGGGGTCCCCGTGTTCCCTGAGCAGAGGGCCAGGTAGCCATCAGCAGACAAACAGAGGGCAGTgcttgggaaggggagggggatggaCTTGGTCGACGCAGAGCCTAGGGAGAGAGCAAAGCCAGTTTCCCATCTTCTAGGGAAAAGACTTAGAAAACAGCCAAAAGGTGCTTAAAGGTTCTAGTTGGGTgtggtgggagcagggagtggaCATGGACAAGTCTGTCTCTCACATCCTGCCGCTCTGATCCACTGCTCAGGGAGACGTGGGGCTGGCGATGGGCAAGCTCTATGGCAATGACTTCAGCCAGACGACCATTTCCCGGTTCGAGGCCCTCAATCTGAGCTTCAAGAACATGTGCAAGCTCAAGCCCCTGCTGGAGAAGTGGCTGAATGACGCAGGTAGGCCCCACGGCAAGTAGGCGACagagccccctgccccccaggaagGTTGAGTGATGGGGTCCTAGTGTATAAAAGCTGAATACCCCTTTCTCCTCCTGAGCCCCTAACCAAGCAGAAGTTCGACAGCCAGCCGAGGTGAAAGCACCAGTTGTATTGTGGAGAAAGCCCTTTGGGTGGCAGAACTTTAGGGCTGTGGCCAAAGAGACTTGCCTCCCAAGTCCATTTCCTCCCAAGGTACGCCCAGCCTAGGCCTCAGGACAGCTCACCAGAGACCAGCTTTGGGTCTGAAGAGCAGACGTACCCAGCAGGTGGCATCTGGAATAGATCTGGATCGGCGTTGCTAAACATTGGCACTATTGGCACGTGGGCCTTGAGAGTCCTCGGTTGGAGGGACTGGCCTGGGCATTGAAGGATGTTTCACAGCAGCTCCGGCCTCTGCCCATGAGATGCTCTCAGAGGCCTTGGGACCCTCTCCAGACCATGCTAGTCTTCTGCAGAGCAGGAAGCACATAGCACTAGGTTGAGCCCTGCTGTTCTAAGTAGAAAGGGGTCAGCTAGTTCCCAGGGCTTAGTTCTAGTCCATAGACCCAGGAGTGTGGCACTCATGGCAGTACCCCCTCGTGGACACACGGGAGAGGACGGggaagccacccccaccccctgcccccacgctGTCCCTTAGGCAGCTTATCTTGAGGtatgtgagaaaaaaaatcattgtatcttAACATCTTCAGAAAAGGGGCTTGCCTCTCTAGCCTGGTGCCCGGTCCTTCCTGCGGGACCCGCCCTGCCAATGGCTCATACAGCCTTAGCACCAATACCTCCAATGATGGGAAGGTGGATTTGGCACCAACATGCTCCCACCAAGTGCCAGGGGCTGCAAGCTCAGAATGCCAGCCTGGATTCCACTGCAGGCATAGTTCCACAAAACGGATACCCCAGTGTCACTCATAGGAGCACTGCCTGTGCCCCTTAaccactcccccccaaaaaaaaccctgctGTCTGGGCACCCCTGAACCTTGGCTGCAAACAGTGATGTCTTGGAGGATCGTTACCCAGGACAACCAGGAGAAGCTGGGCTCTGTTCCCCGGCTGGGGCTGCGGAAGGCCTGAACCCAGAGAAGGCCACTACAGAAGCCACTGAGAAGAGTCATGGGTCCTCACGTCGGGCCTGGCAGGGCCTGTGCTGGCCTCTTGCTCCCATCCCTGAACTCCTTGCTCCCCGCCCCTGCAGAGTCCACTCCTTCAGATTCCTCTGTGAGCACAGCCAGTTCCTACCCCACCCTCTGTGAAGTAtttgggaggaagaggaagaaacggACCAGCATTGAGACCAACATCCGCCTGACACTGGAGAAGCGATTCCATGATGTGAGTACCTCCTCTGGGTGGGATGGGCAGGCTGGGGCCTAGGGTCTGTCACAGCACGGTCCCCTGAGGTACCAGCCCTGCCTCACCTTACAGGTACCCTGTGGGGCGGGAGGTGGGATGAGGAAACAGAACCTGCTCCCTCTCCAGGCACCCAGGTCCCTGAGCATGGCCTTGAATCAAAGCCTGCCCTTGATCACAGTCTGGAGACCCTTTCCCTCCCTTGTTGCCCTGACATCCTActcaggagacagatggggctttccgcCCCGTAAACAGACGGGGTCCTGGACCCACCGCGGCAGTTCGCCCTGTCCTATGGAggcgctctgagttggcatcgactcgggaGCGAGTCTGGTTTTCGGTTTGGTTCTTCTCACTGGTCCCAGAAGAGGGTTCAGCTGAGGTGGAGGGAATAAGGTGAATTCCTTATTTTCTATAAGGCACGTCTTATATTTGAAGTGAGCAAATTGGAGGCAACTTGAAAACCAGAGGGAAGGAAACGGGATGAAAAATGGGCACAGCCTCAAGGTCACTCTTCGTAGTATGCAAATGCCGTTCCTTTGATTCCTGCGCTCGGTGCACCTGTAAACACTGGTAGATTTGAAGTACTTTAAAAATACCTTGTAGCCAAAGCATATTCTTGAACCAGTATGTAGAAGCTCAATAATCCCTCCCATGAGCCCTGCAGgagctgggggaggaggaggggagtacGGTGTAGTCTAAACAGCGTCTAGTCTCGATCCCTGAGGAGCCAGCCCCCACAGCCTCCACCCTTATGACAGATTCCCAAAAAACTGGGAATCTAATCCGGCTTAGTCCGGCCGTGTGGGCCCCAGGCTGCAGACTGCAGGAGGGCCCTCCGCGTACCTGGCTGAtagataaaccaaaccaaactctgccctcGAGTCGATGTGGCTCagcgtgatcctgtaggacagggtacagctgcacctgtgagtttccaacacgAACTTGTTTTTTTTAGTGAACactttattctttaaaataattctattgggacataatccatatatcagaCAATTCAGtccttcaaccatatcaagaagagtcgtacaatcattaccacaacaagacgaactctatgggagtaggaagccttctttctcccatggagcctctggtagttttgaactgccgatcttgtggttagtTACCTGGCCTGCTTAGCAGCCTGATCAATGCTGGCTTttccttctgatgaagttgaTCAGAGCAGCAACATTACGTggaagaggagggtgggggaggagaagggTCAGGACAGAGGCATGGCACCATTCTATTCTGCATTGATATGGTCCACAGTCTTGGGACTGTGTCTTGTTCACTAAACCACTTCCTATTTTGATGAGGAAAAccaaaccccaactcactgccatcgagtcaatgcctactcgaactgcacctgtgagtttctgagactaactgttcacgggagtagaaagctccatcgttTTTCCTCAaacctggctggtggtttccgagCTACCGACCTTGGAGACTGTAGCCTgatgtgtaaccaccatgccaccagggaggCTGGGAAGAAATGCCAAAGGAGACAGGTTATGAGGGAGAAATACAGATGAGTGTGTGACCCCTGGGGATTCTGGTTGGCCCGCATCACCCAGCAGGGTTTCCGTCTTCAGAGCTGCTTCTGATGGAAAAGGAGTGGGAGAAGAGAGATCTCCATTCGTGgaacctttcttctgtggcaggCCTGTGTCTACTGGTTTATGTATACTTTCTCATTTTAGCCTGCATGGTAGGCCTTATGATTCATACCCTAAGAATGATGAAATTTGGCCTTGGAGAGGTTAAGAAAGTTTCCTGAGGACACACAGTCACTCAACTCActaccagctcatagtgaccccatagacagggtagaattgcccgttgtgtgtttctgagactgtgatggtttatgagtagaaatccctgtctttctcccagggagtggcggtGGTTcccgactgctgaccttgcagttagcagcccaacgcatacatCCCACCATGCCACCGGGATTCTAAGGACACCTGCATCCCAGGGCTATGCAACCCTAAAGCCTTTGGCCCATCACTTGTTCTGTCAGCTTCCTTGAAGCATCTGTCCCACGCACCCTTCTTCCTGATGGTTCCCCTCTCTCCATAGAACCCCAAGCCCAGCTCCGAGGAGATCTCTATGATTGCAGAGCAGCTATCCATGGAGAAGGAGGTGGTGAGGGTCTGGTTCTGTAACCGGCGCCAAAAAGAGAAGCGCATCAACTGTCCCGTGCCCACACCCATCAAATCACCCATCTACAACTCCCGGCTGGTGAGCGACCTGCCACGTGCTGGGAAAAGCAGTGCCTGGGGGGCGGAGGGGCTGCTGcctggggagaaggtgggggctGGAGGTTTGAGGGCCGCAGGCAGCACATTCGTGTCAAGGCCGCATATAAGATGGATAAGCAAATGTCCAACTTGGTGTGACCTGTAGTTACAAACCAACTCCTGGCCAAGTCGAGGTCCAGGCGGTGGTTTCTAATAACAAACGGGCGCTACTTTGCTGCACGCATCAAAACATTGTTATTACATCATGTTCACAATGCTGTCGTGCACGCAGGTACACGTGTTTTCTTAATTCTGTTATGAATAGAAAGTTTTGTACACTATATGACAAACACTGGTCCAAGTGTTGTTAGAGGTGAACCATACCTAAGTGTTGTGACTAACTTGGCTTAAAGGTAGATGTAAGAGCAAAACTCAGGATCTACattatcctccctgggggacggaccaccgaaaagtgggtgaagggagacgtcggacagtgtaagatatgacagaataataatttatgaattatccagggttcatgggagggagtggggagggagggggaaaatgaggggctgatggcaggggcttaagtggagagcaaatgttttgagaatgatgagggcaatgaatgtacaaatgagctttacacaattggtgtatgtatgtaagagttgtatgagcccccaataaaatgattaaaaaaaagaaatatgtaatTACCAACAAAGGCAGCATTAAAGTAAAACATTCTcatgatgaaaaaataaaaactcatTTAGAATCCGGGGGCTTCCTGTAATGTAAAGACCAAAAGAAGCTTAAGTGGGTAGGAAATGAGATGGAGAGGTGCTTTTAAAATAGGGGTTCAGAGAGGACACCTCCACTGGCAACATCAGAACAGAGATCTAAGTGTTACAAAGAAATAGAGTGTGTGCGTGTCTAGGGGAAGCGTGTTCCCAGCATGGCGATTGGCAAGTGCTCTGTCTCCGACAGCGCACTGTACTCGCACCGATCTGTCTTCCACGGCATGTTCTGCGGGGCTCTATCATTCATGACCATGGCCGTACGGAGTCCACAGACGACACTCACAATGAGGGAAGTGAACGGGTTACGAGCCAGGTGAGACATGCTCAGGATGCAGCTGTTCAGTTAGGGCAGTCTCTTCTCtgccaggcaggcctctctctggccctcaccctcttggcctggcctctgaCCTGCTTGGGTAGGGTTACAAAGCTTTTATAgggaatgcccaaagggcatgccactctgatATAAACCTCCACATGAAGGCTCTCAGCTATGACTCCGTGGGTCAGCAaaaccccaattaagtgcccactcCACTCCACAAGGCAGCCTCCTACCCCAAGCACTCAGCCTTTGCTTGCTCTGTGAGCTAAGTCTACTGCTCTGTGACATGTTCTGGCTCTGTTACTCTGGTGCCATATCTGTCTCCTGGACTAAGGGGGCTCCGTGCACAGGAATCTTGGGACCCAAAGGACACGCTCCGCTCCTGGTTGTTCCCCATTActggtcaaaaaaaaaaagtccctccctttccagcttcttccatgactcattttatacccagcaggatggcagtcACAATGGGCCCTGTTGTTAACGAGCTGAATCGTATAACCCACCCAGTACCTTCCCCCACTTCCTTACCCGGATGCAGCAGGAAAGAAGGCTTGATGGGAGTAACACAGGTTACAGTTAGAAGAGCCGTCTGTACGCAATCGTCCGTCCATTGCAGTGAGTGAAAAGACCGGGCATGGTCCCGGTGTGAACAGCCAGGACGTCAGTGCTGTGGGGCAGAGTGaagacaggagagagagaagTAACAGGGACCTGGTTAGACAAGATCTTGAAAGGACCCCAGCCTGAGAGAAGtgcagccactggagatctctgAACACTGAAGAGTGGTCTGGCTACCTTGGTTGTGGTGTGGAAAGTCCGTGGAAGCAGAGAGCCTAGCTGGGAGGATGACAGTAATCAGGCTGAGGGTGGCAGTGGCTGGGGACAgcgtggtg contains the following coding sequences:
- the POU2F3 gene encoding POU domain, class 2, transcription factor 3 — translated: MGWWPLGRVNQQGRLETSSTCVRRAAKKTPEPALLAGLLWIKTEDLSDSLQQALAHRSCHLPPGPTMMPGNQMSGDVTSLHPLQQLVLVPSHLQSVPQFLLSQSQPGQQGLQPNLLPFPQQQNSLLLPQTGPGLASQAVGRPGLPGSSLEAHLEAPQHLPVPKHLSSSGGADEPSDLEELEKFAKTFKQRRIKLGFTQGDVGLAMGKLYGNDFSQTTISRFEALNLSFKNMCKLKPLLEKWLNDAESTPSDSSVSTASSYPTLCEVFGRKRKKRTSIETNIRLTLEKRFHDNPKPSSEEISMIAEQLSMEKEVVRVWFCNRRQKEKRINCPVPTPIKSPIYNSRLVSPSGSLGPLSVPPIHNTMPGTVTSSCSPGNNSRPSSPGSALHASSPTAPQNNSKAPVNASSSFNSSGSWYRWNHPTYLH